The nucleotide sequence CGGGCGACACCGGCTCGGCGGCGGAGCACGCGCTGCGCGGCAAGGAGCGGGTGGCGGTCTTCATGCTGTCGCCGCAGGGGCGCATGAGCGCGTTCCAGCGGGCGCAGATGTTCTCGCTCGACGACGCGAACGTGCACAACATCGCGGTCGAGGGTGTCTTCGACGACTGCCAGAACCTCGTGAAGAAGCTCGCCGGCGACCTCGACTTCAAGCGCGCACAGCACCTCGGCGCCGTCAACTCGATCAACCTCGCCCGGATCACCGCGCAGACCGTCTACTACTTCTGGGCGTGGCTGCGGGCGACCGATGCCGGCGGCTGGGCCGAGGTGTCGTTCACGGTCCCGTCGGGCAACTTCGGCAACATCCTCTCCGGGTTCTTCGCGAAGCAGATGGGACTGCCGATCCGGCGCCTCGTGCTGGCCGCGAACGAGAACAACGTGCTCGACGAGTTCTTCCGCACGGGCGTGTACCGCCCCCGCAGTGCCGCCCAGACGCTCGCGACCTCGAGCCCGTCGATGGACATCTCCAAGGCCTCGAACCTCGAGCGGTTCATCTTCGAGCTCGTGGACAGGGACCCGGCGCGCGTCGTCGGAGCCTGGGACGATCTGGAGGCGCAGGGCTTCTTCGATTTCTCCGCGGAGAAGGACCGCTTCGCCGAGGAGTTCGGGATCGTGAGCGGCACCTCGACGCACGAGGACCGGCTGGCGACGATCCGGGACGTCTACGAGGCCTCCGGCGAGGTGATCGACCCGCACACCGCCGACGGCGTGAAGGTCGCCCGCGAGTACGTGGAGCCCGGGGTGCCGATGCTGGTGCTCGAGACCGCCAAGCCCGAGAAGTTCGCCGAGACCATCCACGAGGCCATCGGGGTGGAGCTGGCGTACGCCCCCGAGCTACGCGCCATGCTCGACGCCCCGCAGCACGTGACCGAGATGCCCGACGACGAGCGCGCCCTCCGCGCCTTCATCGAGGCGAACGCCCTGCACTGATCCGCGAGAGCCGCTTTCGCGCCGAGACCCCCTGTCGCCCACGTCGGAGGCAGGGGGTCTCGCCGCGTAAGCGGGGTCTCGGCGCGTGTGCGGGGTGTCGGCGCGTGTGCGGGGTGCACAGGGAAGCGGGGGATCAGGGCGTAATGCACATGTCGGGGGCCCTGTGGCGGAGGCTACGGTGGCGACAACCCGTTCCCTCCTCCCGAAGGACTCCCATGGCACGCACGGCGCACGCAGACGACTTCGCGCTCTCCCGAGTGACCCCCGAGGCCCGCAAGCCCTGGTTCGGAATCGCCGTCCAGCGATTCGGACAGGTCTCGGCCCTCTCCCAGTTCCTCCTCGGCGCAACCCTCGGTTACAGCATGACCTTCGGCGAGGCCGTCCTCGCCTTCCTGTTCGGCTCGATCATCCTCGAGGTGATCATGTGCGTGGTCGGCTTCATCGGCCAGCGCGAAGGCCTCAACACCGCCCTCCTCGCCCGGTGGACCGGGTTCGGGGAGATCGGCGCCTCGCTGGTCGGCCTCGCGATCGGCATCAGCCTCATCGGCTGGTTCGGCATCCAGTCCGCCATCTCGGCGCAGTCTCTCGACGCGCTCATGCCCGGTGCCCTGCCGGTCTGGGCGTGGAGCCTCATCTTCGGCCTCGCCGTCACCGCGATCGTCGCCTTCGGCTTCGTCGGCATGCAGTGGCTCGCCAACATCACGGTGCCGCTGTTCCTCGTCCTCGTCGGCTGGTCCGTCATCTCCGAGCTCACGCGTCACGACATCGGCGAGCTGCTGACCGGTCCGGCTCCCGGTCCGACCATGAGCGTCTGGGCGGGAACGGGCATCGTGGCCGGCGGCCTCATCGTCGGCGCCATCATCACCGGCGACATGACCCGGTTCAACCGCTCCCGCGCCGACGTCGTCAAGCAGACCGTGCTCGGTGTCTCCCTCGGCGAGTTCGTGATCGGCCTGGCCGGCGTGCTCCTCGCGCATGCCGCAGCGACCGGCGACATCGTCGCGATCGTGACCTCGTCGGTCGGCTTCATCGGTCTGTTCATCGTCCTCACCGGCACGCTGAAGATCAACGACTGGAACCTGTACTCCTCCACGCTCGGGCTCGTGAACTTCATCTCCACAGCTTTCGGCAAGAACCTCCACCGCGTCACCACCACCATCGTCCTCGGCGTCGTCGGCTCGGCTCTGGCCGCGGTCGGCATCCTCGGGCAGTTCACCGAGTTCCTCGTCGTGCTCAGCGTCGCCTTCCCGCCGATCGCCGGGATCATGGTCGCGGAGTACTACGTGGTGCGCCGCTGGCGCCCCGAGCTCGACGCGACCAGGGACGCCGGGACGCTGCCGGCCACCGCACCGCGCATCGTTCCCGCCACGATCGTCGTCTGGCTGGTCTCCTCCCTCGTCGGGTACTTCGTCACCTGGGGCATCCCGTCGCTGCTCAGCCTCTTCCTGTCGATGGTGCTCTACATCGTCGCCGGCAAGCTCGGCTGGGTGCGCGGCGTCGGCGTCGCCAGCACCCGGCAGGCGAGCCCGGTCGACAGCGCCCCTGCCGCGGTCTGAGCAGACGCGACGGACAAGAACCACCTCCACGAAAGCGAGCACCATGCACATCGGCATCGACGTCGGCGGCACCAACACCGACGCCGTCCTCATGGACGGCACCCGCACCCTGGCCGGAGTGAAGCACTCCACGACCCCGGACGTGACGAGCGGGATCGTCCAGGCGATCGAAGACCTCCGTGCGGGGCACGCCTTCGAGGGGAGCGACATCGACGCGGTGATGATCGGCACGACGCACTTCATCAACGCGCTCGTGCAGGCGAGCCGGCTCGCCCCGGTCGCGGCGCTCCGGCTCGGCCTCCCCGCGACGCGCGCGCTGCCGCCGCTGATCGACTGGCCCGAGGTCCTCGTCGCGGCGACGCAGGCGCGCAGCTACCTGGCGCACGGCGGCTACGAGTTCGACGGCCGCCCGATCTCGCCGCTCGACCCCGACGAGATCCGCGCGCACGCCGAGGACATGAAGGCGCACGGCATCCGGTCCGTCGCCATCTCCTCGGTGTTCAGCCCGGTCAACCACGACCTCGAGGTGCAGGCCGCCGAGATCGTGGCGTCGGTGCTGGGCGAGGAGGCCGCCATCTCGCTGTCGCACGAGATCGGCCGCATCGGACTGCTGGAGCGCGAGAACGCGACGATCATCAACGCCGCCCTCCGCGAGCTGGCGTCGGAGATCGTCGACGGACTCACCTCTGCGGTCCGCGCCCAGGGCATCGAAGCACCGATCTTCCTCAGCCAGAACGACGGCACGCTCATGGACGAGGACTACGTGCGCCGGTACCCGGTCGCGACCTTCGCCTCCGGCCCGACCAACTCGATGCGCGGGGCGGCGGCCACCAGCGGTCTCGTCGACTGCGCCGTCATCGACGTGGGCGGCACCACGGCCGACATCGGTCTGCTCATCAACGGCTTCCCGCGGGAGACGGCCAACGAGGTGAAGGTGGCCGGCATCCGCACGAACTTCCGCATGCCCGACGTGCTGTCCCTCGGCATCGGCGGCGGCAGCATCGTCGACGAGGAGACGGCGGAGGTGGGACCGGCTTCGGTCGGGTACAAGCTGACGACGGAGGCGCTCGTCTTCGGCGGCTCGACCCTGACGGCGACCGACATCGCCGTCGCCGCGGGCCGTGCCGAGGTGGGAGACCCCGCCAAGGTCGCGCACCTCGACCCCGCCTTCGTGGAGCGCGTGCTCGCCCGGATCGCGGAGCGCGTGGCGGAGGCGGTGGACCGCATGCGGACGTCGCCCGAGCCCATCGCGGTCGTGGCCGTCGGCGGCGGCTCCATCCTGCTGCCGGATGAGCTGCCGCTGTTCGGCGCCGTGCACCGCCCGGAGAACTACGCGGTCGCGAACGCCATCGGCGCCTCGATCGCGCAGGTCGGCGGCGAGATCGACAAGGTCTACGCGATCGAGCCCGGTCGTCGCGACGAGACGCTCGCCGAGGTGCGTGCGGAAGCCGTCGACAAGGCG is from Microbacterium sp. BLY and encodes:
- a CDS encoding cytosine permease, which produces MARTAHADDFALSRVTPEARKPWFGIAVQRFGQVSALSQFLLGATLGYSMTFGEAVLAFLFGSIILEVIMCVVGFIGQREGLNTALLARWTGFGEIGASLVGLAIGISLIGWFGIQSAISAQSLDALMPGALPVWAWSLIFGLAVTAIVAFGFVGMQWLANITVPLFLVLVGWSVISELTRHDIGELLTGPAPGPTMSVWAGTGIVAGGLIVGAIITGDMTRFNRSRADVVKQTVLGVSLGEFVIGLAGVLLAHAAATGDIVAIVTSSVGFIGLFIVLTGTLKINDWNLYSSTLGLVNFISTAFGKNLHRVTTTIVLGVVGSALAAVGILGQFTEFLVVLSVAFPPIAGIMVAEYYVVRRWRPELDATRDAGTLPATAPRIVPATIVVWLVSSLVGYFVTWGIPSLLSLFLSMVLYIVAGKLGWVRGVGVASTRQASPVDSAPAAV
- a CDS encoding hydantoinase/oxoprolinase N-terminal domain-containing protein: MHIGIDVGGTNTDAVLMDGTRTLAGVKHSTTPDVTSGIVQAIEDLRAGHAFEGSDIDAVMIGTTHFINALVQASRLAPVAALRLGLPATRALPPLIDWPEVLVAATQARSYLAHGGYEFDGRPISPLDPDEIRAHAEDMKAHGIRSVAISSVFSPVNHDLEVQAAEIVASVLGEEAAISLSHEIGRIGLLERENATIINAALRELASEIVDGLTSAVRAQGIEAPIFLSQNDGTLMDEDYVRRYPVATFASGPTNSMRGAAATSGLVDCAVIDVGGTTADIGLLINGFPRETANEVKVAGIRTNFRMPDVLSLGIGGGSIVDEETAEVGPASVGYKLTTEALVFGGSTLTATDIAVAAGRAEVGDPAKVAHLDPAFVERVLARIAERVAEAVDRMRTSPEPIAVVAVGGGSILLPDELPLFGAVHRPENYAVANAIGASIAQVGGEIDKVYAIEPGRRDETLAEVRAEAVDKAIAAGAKPATVSIIDFDEVPIPYLPGNATRIRVKAVGDLDMGA
- the thrC gene encoding threonine synthase; protein product: MPFISTRGGMQPQSFSETLLEGLAPDGGLAVPDVMPEVDGETLERWRALTYPQLATEVLGLFATDIPRADLARMTAAAYADFPDVVVPLRQVDDDLTLVGLSEGPTLAFKDMAMQFLGQVLEYTLERQDSVLNILGATSGDTGSAAEHALRGKERVAVFMLSPQGRMSAFQRAQMFSLDDANVHNIAVEGVFDDCQNLVKKLAGDLDFKRAQHLGAVNSINLARITAQTVYYFWAWLRATDAGGWAEVSFTVPSGNFGNILSGFFAKQMGLPIRRLVLAANENNVLDEFFRTGVYRPRSAAQTLATSSPSMDISKASNLERFIFELVDRDPARVVGAWDDLEAQGFFDFSAEKDRFAEEFGIVSGTSTHEDRLATIRDVYEASGEVIDPHTADGVKVAREYVEPGVPMLVLETAKPEKFAETIHEAIGVELAYAPELRAMLDAPQHVTEMPDDERALRAFIEANALH